In a single window of the Pseudopipra pipra isolate bDixPip1 chromosome Z, bDixPip1.hap1, whole genome shotgun sequence genome:
- the LOC135406617 gene encoding proline-rich proteoglycan 2-like isoform X1: MRNLKYTRLLICMSDQPPAPGPSPVSPPASPPPPSWRGGSARRCHLPPPRQRRSLQHPEAGRQDALPRGGKQPARPRGEQGSPEEPALLFGQPPPVRSDAAAGAGPGTQRPGAGLCYASEEMHADVIHGTNKGKSF, translated from the exons ATGAGAAACCTCAAGTACACACGGCTATTGATATGCATGAGCGACCAGCCACCGGCGCCGGGACCTAGCCCGGTCTCGCCTCCAGCATCGCCGCCTCCGCCGTCTTGGCGCGGGGGATCCGCCCGCCGCtgtcaccttcctcctcctcggCAGCGCAGATCGCTTCAACATCCAGAGGCGGGGAGGCAGGACGCTCTCCCCCGGGGCGGGAAGCAgcctgcccggccccggggaGAGCAGGGGAGCCCCGAGGAGCCCGCGCTCCTCTTCGGGCAGCCCCCGCCGGTGCGCAGCGATgccgcggcgggagcggggcctgGTACTCAGAGGccgggagcagggctgtgctacGCA AGTGAAGAAATGCATGCTGATGTTATTCACGGAACCAACAAAGGCAAGTCTTTCTAA
- the LOC135406617 gene encoding proline-rich proteoglycan 2-like isoform X2, with the protein MRNLKYTRLLICMSDQPPAPGPSPVSPPASPPPPSWRGGSARRCHLPPPRQRRSLQHPEAGRQDALPRGGKQPARPRGEQGSPEEPALLFGQPPPVRSDAAAGAGPGTQRPGAGLCYAVCRHL; encoded by the exons ATGAGAAACCTCAAGTACACACGGCTATTGATATGCATGAGCGACCAGCCACCGGCGCCGGGACCTAGCCCGGTCTCGCCTCCAGCATCGCCGCCTCCGCCGTCTTGGCGCGGGGGATCCGCCCGCCGCtgtcaccttcctcctcctcggCAGCGCAGATCGCTTCAACATCCAGAGGCGGGGAGGCAGGACGCTCTCCCCCGGGGCGGGAAGCAgcctgcccggccccggggaGAGCAGGGGAGCCCCGAGGAGCCCGCGCTCCTCTTCGGGCAGCCCCCGCCGGTGCGCAGCGATgccgcggcgggagcggggcctgGTACTCAGAGGccgggagcagggctgtgctacGCA GTCTGCAGACACCTGTGa